TGGAGTCGGTGCACCTGCAGGAGTTCGACGTCGTCGTCGCCGCCACCGGTGACGACAAGGCGAACGTGGTGCTGTCGCTGCTGGCCAAGACGGAGTTCGCGGTCTCGCGCGTCGTGGCCCGGGTCAACGATCCGCGCAACGAGTGGCTCTTCGACAATTCGTGGGGCGTCGACGTGGCGGTGTCCACGCCGCGGATGCTGGCCTCACTGGTCGAGGAAGCTGTCGCGGTCGGCGACCTGGTGCGGCTCATGCAGTTCCGCCAGGGCCACGCCAACCTCGTCGAGATCACCCTGCCCGACGACACCCCGTGGGGCGGACGACCGGTACGCAAGCTGATCCTGCCGCGGGACGCCACGCTGGTGACGATCCTGCGCGGACCGCGGGTGATCGTGCCCGAAGCCGACGAGCCGCTGGAGGGGGGCGACGAGCTGCTGTTCGTGGCTGCCCCGGAAGTGGAAGACGAGCTGCGCAAGACCGTGCTGTCCGCCTCGACCGGCTAGTCCCGGTACGCGGGCGCCGGGGGCGGCCCGTCCCGGTCGTGGCACGCCGCCGCCGCGGCCGACGACTCGGCGGACAACGCAGCCACGCCGTCGCGGATGCCCACCGCCGCGATGATGCCCGCGATCACCAGCAGCACCGCCGCAGTCACCACACCCTGGCGGAAGCCGTCGGAAGTCATTGCGCCACCGACGATCACAGAGGTGAACGCGATCGCGATCAAGCCCGCCACCCGGGCGACCGCATTGTTGATCGCCGAGCCGATACCGCTGTGCGACGGCGCGACCGCGGCCAGGACCGCGGCGGTCAGCGGGGACACGGCGACCGACAGCCCCACCCCGAACAGCGCCATGCCCGGCAGCGTCTGCAGCCACACGTTGCCTGCGCCGATCGCCATCCAGCCGAACCCCGCCGCGGCGATCAACGGTCCGACGGCCATGAAGCGGCGCGGGCCGTAGCGGCCCGCGAGCTCGCCGAACCGGGCCGCCAACATGAACGACAGGACCGGCACCGGCAGTGTCGCCAGACCGGCCTGAGCGGGCGACAGTCCCCCGACCTCCTGCAAGAACAACGCCACCAGCAGCTGGCCCAGCGAGATACCGGCGTAGAGGAACACGGTGGCCAGGTTGCCGACCGTGAAGTTGCGCGCCGAGAAGACCGCGAGCGGCAGCATCGGATGGCGGGCATGGCGTTCCCACCAGCCGAACGCGATCAGGCTGGCGGGCCCGACGATCAGCGCGGCGACGATGGCCGGATCGTGCCAGCCCAGCCGCTGCTGCTCGATCATCGCGAAGACCGTCGCGCTCAACCCCACCGCCGTGAGGACCGCGCCGACGGCGTCGATCCGCGCATCCGTGCGGGGGGTCTGATCGGTCAGCTTGCCGGTGAGGAGCAGCGTGACCGCCAGCGGGACCACGTTGACGGCGAACACCCACCGCCAGCCCAGGGTTTCGACGAGCACACCACCCAGCAGCGGCCCGATCACGAATGCGGTGCCGGTCCAGGCCGTCCAGACCCCGATCGTCCGGGACTGTTCGGCGCCGGTGAACCGGGCATTGAGCATGGCCAATGAGCTGGGGACCAGAAACGCGGCGCCGAGTCCCTGGATGCAGCGGCCGATGACCAGAACCAGTCCGCTGGGTGCGGCCGCGCACAGCAGTGAGGCGACGCCGAACACCACCAGCCCGGCGCGCAGCACCGTCAGCCGTCCGAAGGTGTCGGAGACCGTACCGGCAAGCAGAATCAGGGCGCCCAACGTCAGCAGGTATCCGTCGACGACCCATTGCTGGATGGCCAGGCCGCCGCCGAGTTCGGCGCTGATGGCGGGCAGCGCCAGATTCACCACCGAGCTGTCGAGAAAGGCGATGAAGGACGCGAGTATTGCGACGGCGACGAGCAGACGGTCGTCGCGCGCAACCACAGTCAGTCTTCGGCGGGCGCGACGTCGCCGTCGTGGCTGCGTGCGTGGGCGGCGTGGATGGCGCGTTGTGCGGCGCGGATCGCCAGGTAGGTCACCAGCGCGGCCACCGCGGTCAGCGGCCAGCCCATCGCGATTCGGGCCACGCCGAGCCAGCCGGTCTGGTCCGCGTCGTAGAGGTGGCGTTGCACCGCGAACCGGGAGGCGAACACCAGCACCCAGGTCAACGTCGCGACGTCGAAGGCGAATACCGCGCGCCGGTTACCCCGCCACGTGCGGTCCTTGTTGCTGATCCAGCTCCAGGCGTACCCCACGACGGGCCGGCGGATGACCACCGACAGCGCGAACACCGCCGCCCAGATCAGCGACGTCCAGATGCCCAGCAGGAAGTAACCCTTCGACGCCCCGACGAACCAGGCGATGAGCGCGCTGATCCCTACGCCGATGAACCCCGAGATGGCGGGCTGCACCGAATCGCGGCGGTAGAGCCGCCACACCAGGATCAGCGCGGCGACGCCGAGCGCGGCACTGATGGCGGGCACCAGACCGAAGGCGGTGTTGACCGGGACCAGCACCGCCACCGGCAGTGCCGAGTAGATCAGGCCGCTGACGCCGCCCATCTGAGCGAGCAGCGCCTGAGCGGGTGTCTTCTCCTCGGGGGTCACCGCCGGGGTGTCGGCCGCCGCGTCCTGACTGCGATCGCTGTCTTCGACGGGACGACTCAAGTCTGGATCTCGTAGTGCGGGTTGTAGATGGCCTTGGTGCCGTTCTCGAGGGTGCCCAGTCGGCCACGCACCCGCAGGGCTCGACCCGACTCGATGCCGGCGATACGACGCTGTCCCAGCCAGACCAGCGTGACGGTGTCGGTGCCGTCGAAGAGCTCGGCGCGCACGCCGCCGGCGCAGCCCTTGGCGTTGGTCTCGACACTGCGCAGGGTGCCCACCATGGTCACCTCTTGGCCTCGCTGGCAATCGATTGCTCGCTGGGCGCCGGTGCCGGCGGCTTCGTCGGTGAGTTCCTCGACGTCGCGCTGCTCAGGGTCTTCCGTCAGCCGACGAGTCAGACGTCGGACGAAACTTTCGGCCGTAGCCATGGCCTCTCCTGATACTCCAGCGGATCACAATGCCAACGCAACGGTAGACCTCTTGGTTGACTAACGCCACGTGGCATACCCGCGGCGGGCGTTGCTCATACGTCACAGGGCACGATCATGAGATGACGATCACTTTTCGCGGTGTCACGGCGGTGCTGCTGCCCGGCACGGGAAGCGATGACGACTACGTCTACCGGGCATTCGCCGGTCCCCTGCACGGTGTCGGCGCGGTGGTCACCACGCCTGCCCCGCAGCCCGCCCGGCTGATCGCCGGCTACCTCGACGCGCTCGACGACGCCGCTCGGAACGGCCCGATCATCGTCGGTGGGGTGTCCATCGGCGCGGCCGTGACGCTGGCCTGGGCACTGGCCCATCCCAGCCACGCGGTCGCGGTGTTGGCCGCGCTGCCGGCGTGGAGCGGCGCAGCCCAATCCGCTCCGGCCGCGCTGTCGGCCCGTCACACCGCGCATCAACTGCGCACCGAGGGTCTGGTGGCCACCACCACGCAGATGCGCGCCTCCAGCCCCGCCTGGCTGGCCGACGAGCTGGCCCGAAGCTGGCTCGGTCAGTGGCCGGATCTGCCCGACGCGATGGAGGACGCGGCGCAGTACATCGCGCCGAGCATCGCCGAGATGGAACGCCTCAGTGTCCCAATGGGTGTGGTGGGGGCTACCGACGACCCGATCCATCCGCTGGAGGTGGCGCTGGAATGGGTGGCGGCGGCGCCGCGGGCGGCCCTGCGGACGGTCAGCCTCGACGACTTCGGGCCGAAGCCGGAGCTACTGGGTTCCGCATGTCTGGCGGCGTTGACCGACGCCGGCGGCTGATCAGCCGCCGGTGGAGGAGCTGCGGAGCTGCTGCATCGCCGAGCCGGATGCGCTGCGGCGCTCGGTCGGCGGCTGGGCCTGGCCCTGCTGCTCCTGGATCATCGCCTGCTGTGCGGCCGCCATCTGAGCCTGCTGGGCGGCGGCCTGACGCAGCTGCTCGAGCATCGGTTCGGGCAGCTGGACCTGGAGCGGGGTGCGGACTGGCAGCGGGGTGTCGCCGCGACGAACAACGGTGTCGCCCAACGCTTCTCGCGCCTCGGCGACCAGGTTCGCCATGGCTTCTGGCGCGCCGTTGACCACACAGCGGATCATCCAGCGATAGCCGTCGACGCCGATGAAGCGCACCACGCCGGCCCCGGTGCCGACCACCTCGCGGCCCCACGGGCCGTCTTCGATGGAGACCTGCGCGTTGTCCTTGCGCAACGAGTCGGCCAGCTCACTGGCCACCTCACGCCACAGCCCGGGCGACTTCGGCGCCGCATAGGCGGCGATCGTGAACCGGCCGTGCGGCGTGACCACCCAGACCGCGCTGGGCACACCCACCTCGTTCATCTCCACCTGGATCTGCCCGGCGGGCGGCATCGGCACCAGCACGGAACCGAGGTCCAGGCGGGCTTCGGCGGCGTCGGCCGGGTTGTCGAAGTCCTCGATGTCGAACGGGCCGCCGTCGTAACCGTCGTCGGTGTCGTCGACGTCGTCGGAAGCGGGGTCCTGGACCACCGCGGCCTGCGCAGTCTCGTCCGCGCCGGTGTCTGATTCGTTCTTACGTCTGCCGAATGCCATCACAAACTCGCATGTCCGCCGGAGGATCCGTGGCCGCCTTCGCCACGGGTGGTGTCAGCCAGTCCGGCCTCGTCGAACGAGGCCACCTCGACCAGCTCTGGAAGTTCGACCCGCTGGACCAGCAGTTGGGCGATGCGGTCGCCACGCCGGATCGTGATCGGCGTCGCGGGGTCGAGGTTGATCAACGAGATCTTGACTTCGCCGCGATAACCGGCGTCGATCGTGCCGGGGCTGTTGACGATCGAAAGGCCAACGCGCGCAGCCAAACCGGAGCGCGGGTGGACCAGTCCGACCATGCCGTGCGGAATCGCCACGGCGATGCCGGTGGCCACCAGCGCGCGCTCACCGGGCGCCAGGTCGACGTCCTGCGCGCTGAACAAATCCACGCCCGCGTCGCCGTCGTGGGCGCGGCTGGGCATTGGGAGATCGCGGTCGAGGCGAACCACCGCGAGACTGGTCGGCACGATGCGAAGACTACCCTTGGCCGCGTGTCTGGTTCGCGTGTGACCTCGCAAACCGTGCGGTACCGCGAGCGGCTCTGGGTGCCGTGGTGGTGGTGGCCGCTCGGACTGGCATTGGCGGCACTGATCGCCAAGGAAGTCACCATGGGTGTGCGCACCCTGCCGGAGTGGCTGCCATATGCCGTACTCGGTGCCGTCGCGGTGGGCGTGCTGCTGTGGATGAGCCGCACCGAGGTCCGGGTCGTGACCGGCGGCGAGAACGGCGATGAGGTCGAATTGTGGGCAGGTCAGGCGCATCTGCCGACGTCGGTGGTGTCCCGGTCGGCCGAGATCCCGCCGACCGCGAAGTCGGCGGCGCTGGGCCGTCAGCTCGATCCGGCAGCGTTCGTGCTGCATCGCGGCTGGGTGGGCCCGCTGGTTCTGGTGGTGCTCGACGATCCCGACGATCCGACGCCGTACTGGCTGGTCAGCGCCCGCCACCCGGACCGGGTGCTCTCAGCGCTGCGGAGCTGATGCCCCGCTCCTCCTCAGCCTCGTCCCTCGGCCGCATCGTCACGGACGGGAGATGACTACGCGGCGCAGTCCGTGCAGATCATGACGCCGTTCTTGTCGCTGGCCAGCCGGCTGCGGTGGTGCACCAGAAAGCAACTCGAGCAGGTGAACTCGTCCGCCTGCTTGGGAACCACGCGTACCGACAGCTCTTCGCCCGACAAATCCGCGCCGGGCAGCTCGAAATTCTCCGCGGAATCCGTCTCGTCGACGTCTACTACGGCCGACTGCGCCTCGTTGCGGCGCGCCTTGAGTTCCTCCAGTGAATCCTCGGACACCTCGTCGGTCTCGGTGCGCCTCGGGGCGTCGTAGTCGGTAGCCATCTTTTGTCCCCTCGTAACCTCAGCATGGCTTTGTATCAGCGTGGAACGGATCCGCCAAACGATTAGTGCCCAGATCCCCCTTACGTCGTATGTGATTTACGTCACATGTATTCATTCTGATCGACGGGCGTGTTGGGCCGGGATCCGCCCGGTGCCTCTAGAGTGCATCCGTGGTCGCTCAAATCACGGAGGGTACGGCCTTCGACAAGCACGGTCGCCCGTTCCGTCGACGCAACTACCTGCCCGGACTCATCGCCCTGGGCGTGATGTTCGTGATCACCGCGATTGTGTGGGGATTCGTGCTGACCCGCCCGGTCGACGTGCGGGAGGCCGCGGCCTGCAACCCGCCGCCACCGGCCGCCGATCCCGGCGCCCCCACCCTCGGCCAGCAGGTGTCGCACTCCTCGATGATCGACGTCGCACCGGCCAAGCTCGTCGACACCAAGATCCGGGTGCTCAACGCCAGCGGCCAGGGCGGGCAGGCCGGCGAGGTCGCCGGCGCGCTGCGTGACCTCGGCTTCGCCCAGCCCACCGCGGCCAACGATCCGATCTACACCAACACCCGGCTGACCTGCCAGGGCCAGATCCGCTTCGGCAGCAGCGGCCGGGCGGGCGCGGCCGCGGTCTGGCTGGTGGCACCCTGCGTCGAGCTGTTCCAGGACGACCGCAAGGACGACTCGGTGGACCTGGCCATCGGCACCGACTTCACCACGCTCGCGCACAGCGACGACATCGACGCCGTCCTGGCCGGTCTGCGTCCGGACGCCACCGAGCCGGCCGATTCGACGCTGCTGACCAAGATCCACAACGGCACCTGCTGACTAGGCCAACGGCCGCAAGCCCCCGAAACCCGCCAGGGCGTCGGTGAGCGCTCCGGCAATCCCCGGCGCCGCCGCCACCAGCAGCGCGCCGTCCTCCTCGAGCCGCGGCAAGGTCACCACCGCGCCCGCCTCGGCGGCGATCAGAGCCCCCGCGGCCCAATCCCACACGTGCAGACCGTGCTCGTAGTGGGCATCGAGACGGCCCGCGGCGACCATGCACAGATCCAGCGAGGCCGACCCGATCCGGCGGACGTCACGCACCAGCGGCAGCAACTGCGCCAGGAGCGCCGACTGCTCGGCGCGCCGCTGCGGGGCGTAGCCGAAACCGGTGCCCACCAACGCCATCGACAGCTCGGTCACCGGGCCGGCCCGCAGCTCCCGACGCTGCCCGCCGCTGGACACGTGGGCGCCGTGCCCGGCGGCCGCCGAGTACACCTCGCCGCTGACCACGTCGGCCACCGCGCCCGCGACCGACACGCCGTCGATCTGGGCGGCGACCGAGATCCCGTATGCCGGAATGCCGTACATGAAGTTCACGGTGCCGTCGATCGGGTCGAGCACCCAGCAGACCGCACCGTCCGTGCCGGCCGCCGGGCCGCCGCCCTCCTCCCCGAGAATCACATCGTCGGGGCGCAGCGCGCTGAGCCGATCACGCAGTAGCAGTTCGGTTTCGGTGTCCACAATCGTCACCGGATCGGTCGGGGTGCTCTTCGTCTGAACCGTATGCGTGCCGATCGACCCGCGCTCCCCATCGAAGACCTCCGCGCGCCGGCGGCGGACGAACGCGGCGGCTTCGGCGGCCAGCTGTTCCGCCAGCGCCCGTAACTCGGGTCCCCCGTTGCCGTTCATCTGACCATCGCAGCACAGACCTCCCGACACCGAACACAAAGGGCCGCGCAGCCACTAGTGTGTGCATCGCGCAGACCGCCCGCGTCGCCGAGGAGCAGCCCATGCCCGAGACCGAATCCCCCACCACCCCCGGACAGAACCGCGGCTTCGGCGTCGACGTCGGTGGCAGCGGGGTCAAGGGTGGGATCGTCGATCTCGACACCGGCAAACTGATCGGCGACCGCTACAAACTGCTGACCCCGCAGCCCTCCACCCCCGAAGCGGTCGCCGCGACGGTCGCCGAAGTGGTCCGGCACTTCGACTGGACCGGCCCGCTCGGTGTCACCTACCCCGGCGTCGTCGTCAACGGCGTCGTACAGACCGCGGCCAACGTCGACAAAGGCTGGATCGGCACCAACGCCTCCGAGGTCATCGGCGCGGCCCTGGACGGCCAGCACGTGGTGGTGCTCAACGACGCCGACGCCGCGGGCATCGCCGAGCAGCACCACGGCGCCGGACGCAACCGGGACGGCGTGATCATCTTGCTGACCTTCGGTACCGGGATCGGATCCGCGGTGATCCACGACGGTCAGCTGCTGCCCAACACCGAGTTCGGCCATCTCGAGGTCGACGGCAAGGAGGCCGAACATCGGGCGGCGTCCTCGGTCAAGGAACGCAAGGACTGGAGCTACGAGCGGTGGAGCCAGGAAGTCACGAAAGTGCTGGTCAGCATCGAGAACGCGCTCTGGCCCGACCTGTTCATCGCCGGTGGCGGCATCAGCCGCAAAGCCGACAAATGGATCCCGCTGCTGAAGAACCGGACACCGGTGGTCGCCGCGGAGTTGCAGAACGAGGCGGGCATCGTCGGGGCCGCGATGGCGGCACAGGCCGACGTCACACGCTGATTTTTCATCGCTCGGCGCGGTAGCGGCCCACACTGTCGTTACAATGGTCGATGGCGGCCGCCTACCGGATAGCGGCGAGAATCCACCACGAGATCCACGCCAATAGTCCTCATAGCCGACGCTTTCGGTGCGCGCCCGCGCCCGCCGAGAGCCAGCACGACCGAAAGGGTGTACGTGGCAGCGACGAAGGCAAGCCCGGCAACCGATGAGCCGGTGAAGCGCACCGCCACCAAGACTCCCGCGAAGAAGCCGGCAGCCAAGGCGGCCAACGGTTCCGCGCCGGTCAAGCGTGCCGCCAAGGCCGCTCCCCGCGCCGCCGGAGCCGAAGCCGGCGATTCCGAGATCACTGACGGAACGGCCACGCCGACCAAGGCGCGCGCCACCAAGGCTGCCGCGAAGAAGGCGCCGGCCACCCGCGGCCGGGCCAAGAAGGATGCCGCCCCGACCGACACCGACGCCGAGGCCGGCGCCGATGAGGAACTCGACGGCGACCTCGACGTCGATCCCGAAATCGACGTAGCCGAGGACGACATCGAACTCGAGGACCTCGAAGACGTCGCCGATTCTGATGACGCGGCCGACGAGGAAGGCGCCCCCGCCGCGGGCGCGCCGGCCGCCGAGGGCGAGGCCGGGGACGAAGAAGACATCGCCGAGCCGTCGGAGAAGGACAAGGCCTCCGGCGACTTCGTGTGGGATGAAGAAGAGTCCGAGGCACTGCGGCAGGCCCGCAAGGACGCCGAGCTCACCGCCTCGGCCGACTCGGTCCGCGCCTACCTGAAGCAGATCGGCAAGGTCGCGCTGCTCAACGCGGAGGAGGAGGTCGAGCTCGCCAAGCGGATCGAGGCCGGCCTCTACGCCACCCAGCTGATGGCGGAGAAGACCGACAAGGGCGAGAAGCTGCCCGTGCAGCAGCGCCGCGACATGCAGTGGATCTGCCGCGACGGCGACCGCGCGAAGAACCACCTGCTCGAGGCCAACCTGCGTCTGGTGGTGTCGCTGGCCAAGCGCTACACCGGTCGCGGTATGGCCTTCCTGGACCTCATCCAGGAAGGCAACCTGGGTCTGATCCGCGCGGTGGAGAAGTTCGACTACACCAAGGGCTATAAATTCTCCACCTACGCGACGTGGTGGATCCGCCAGGCGATCACCCGTGCGATGGCCGACCAGGCCCGCACCATCCGTATCCCGGTGCACATGGTCGAGGTCATCAACAAGCTCGGCCGCATCCAGCGTGAGCTGCTTCAGGACCTGGGCCGCGAGCCCACCCCCGAAGAGCTGGCCAAGGAAATGGACATCACGCCGGAGAAGGTGCTGGAGATCCAGCAGTACGCGCGTGAGCCGATCTCGCTGGACCAGACCATCGGTGACGAGGGCGACAGCCAGCTCGGCGATTTCATCGAGGACAGCGAAGCTGTGGTGGCCGTCGACGCCGTGTCGTTCACCCTGCTCCAGGATCAGCTGCAGTCGGTGCTCGAGACGCTGTCCGAGCGTGAAGCCGGCGTGGTGCGGCTGCGGTTCGGCCTTACCGACGGCCAGCCGCGCACCCTCGACGAGATCGGCCAGGTGTACGGGGTCACCCGCGAGCGGATCCGGCAGATCGAGTCGAAGACCATGAGTAAGCTGCGGCACCCCAGCCGCTCTCAGGTGCTGCGCGACTACCTCGACTGAGGCCGAGCCAATTCCGTTGCGCCGGGGCCGTTTTCATTGGGCAGCCCGCGCTGCCGGGTGCGTACTGCTGACCTTGGCAACCGCGTGTTCTCACGGTCCCGCGCCGCACGCCACGGTCACCCCGGCAGCGGTTCCCACGTATGTGCCCGCGATGCCGGCCGGGGCGCCGACACCCGATCTTCCCGCGGTGTCGACGATCATGACCGAGGCCGTCGCCGCCAATCGCCTGCCCGGTGCGGTGGTCGTGGTGGGGCACGCCGGCACGGTCGTGTTCCGCAGGGCCTACGGGGTGCGCAAGCTGGCCGGCGAGCGGGGCTTGGACGGATCACCTGCGCCCGCCGAACCGATGACCGAGGACACCGTCTTCGACCTCGCGTCACTGACGAAGCCACTGGCCACCGCGACCGCTGTCATGCAGCTCTACGAGCAGGGCCGGCTGGCATTCGACGACCCGGTGCAGAAGTATCTGCCGGACTTCAACACCGGCAACGATCCCAAGCGCGCCGCGGTGACGGTGCGGATGCTGCTCACCCACACCTCAGGTGAAACCGGTGACGTCGAGCTCAGGGACCCGTGGGGATTGGCCTCCCCCGACCGCGCCGAGGGTTTCCGTCGTGCGCTGACCACGCCGCTGGAATCGCCTCCGGGAGAAGGGTTTCGCTACTCCGACATCAACTTCATCCTGCTCGGCGCGCTGATCGAGCGAGTCACCGGTGAGCCCGAGGACGACTACGTTCAGCAGCACGTGTTCGCCCCGCTGGGCATGACCGACACCCGCTATCTGCCGCTGGCGAAAGTCTGCGGCCACCACACGATCACGGGCGCCGCAGTCCGGTGGTCACCCACCGAGTCATCTGAATGTGCTGCAGGCCAATGGACTACGGATCTGCTCCCCCGCATCGCGCCGACAGCGTGGGATGAGGACAACCCCGGCGAGCCGGACCGCAACCCGGATTTCGGTCACCTGCTGCGCGGCACCGTGCACGATACGACGGCGCGACGAATGGGTGGGGTGGCCGGACATGCCGGGGTGTTCTCCACCGCCGCCGATGTCAGCGTCTTCGCCCAGGCACTGCTCGACCGGCTTGCCGGCAGGCCCAGCGCCTTTCCGCTGAAGCAGTCGACCCTCGAGTTGATGACCTCCCCCCAGCAGCCGGGCCATACCGCGGCACAGCTCGACGCGGCCAACGCTGCGCGGGGCGGGAACCCAGGCGACCTCGCGCGGTATCCGGCGATCCCCGGTGCGAACCTTCGCGGTTTCGGTTGGGACATCGATACCGGCCAGTCCAGCACTCGCGGCGCGGTGTTCCCCGTCGGCAGCTTCGGCCACACCGGTTTCACCGGCACGTCGCTGTGGCTGGACCCACGGTCCGACACCTACGTGGTGCTGCTGTCCAACGCGGTGCACACCCGGGGCAGCTCGCCGATCACGTCGCTGCGCTCTGAGGTGGCCAGCGCCGCCGCGCGATCGCTGCGTCTCTACGGCGGTGGGTGACCAAGCTCCTATTGTGAGCCCATGTCAGCACGGCGGGTGAACCTTGGATCAGGCACCGAGTTCGAAGATCTGGTCGGCTACTCGCGGGCGGTTCGCATCGGCCCGCACGTCGCGGTCTCCGGCACCACCGGCGCCGGCGCCGATATCGTCGAGCAGACCCGAAACGCCTTGCAACGCATAGCAACAGCGCTGGACGATCTCGGCGCCTCGCTGTCCGACGTCGTCCGAACCCGGATCTACGTCACCGACATCACGTCCTGGCGCGCGATCGGCGCGGTGCACGCGGAGTTCTTCGGGGCGATCCGTCCGGCCGCCACCATGGTCGAGGTCGCCGCGCTCATCGAGCCCGGGCTGCTGGTGGAGATCGAGGCCGACGCCTACGTCGAGGACACGAACGGCGGAAACCGGCCGTCGGGCCCCGGCAGGTAGGGCGTGACGTTCATCACGGCCGAAGTGGGCAATCGGCCGTACAGGTGCGGGAACCGCATCGACTCGGGATCCGTTGGAACACCGTGTTCCCAACGCAGCGGCGCCTGCAACTGCTGAGGGTCGATGTGGAGCAGCACCAAATCGGTTCGGCCGGCATACAAGCGGTTGGCCGGCAGGTGCACCTGCTCCGGTGTCGACAGGTGGATGAATCCGGCATCGCTGCGCGATGCGGGGCAAAGTTCACCACTGGCCTCAGCGGTTTCCCAGTCTCGCTGTCCGCACAGGTGGAGTAAGAATTCCGGATTCGGGTACATACGACCACACTGCACCACCCGCAACACGACAAGGCGTGAGACACGACACAGCGTTAAACCCCCGGGGAACAAGGCCGGAACACAAAACGTCTGAGACAGTAGAGATACGTGACGGTGGCGACCAGTCACCGAAGCGCTGAGCACCTTACGGAGGAGCCCATGAACGCGACCCTGACCAGTCCTGAATTGACCAAGGCTGATCGCTGCGACCGCTGTGGTGCAGCGGCTCGGGTGCGCGCCAAGCTTCCTTCCGGTGCCGAACTTCTGTTCTGCCAGCATCACGCCAACGAGCACCAGGCCAAGTTGGTCGAGCTGGCCGCGGTAATCGAAGTCAGCCCGTCGGAGGCGTAACCACTACTCACGGCCGCGTCGCTGGGCAGGATCGCCGTCGTCAGGAATGCTGGACTGGTCATGACTGACCAATCGGCCAAGCCGTCCCGTCACCACGTATGGCGGATCTCGAAGCGCACATTGTCCAAGAGCTGGGACGACTCCATTTTCTCGGAGTCGGCCCAGGCCGGTTTCTGGTCGGTGTTGTCGCTGCCGCCGTTGCTACTGGGCGTGCTGGGCAGCCTGGCCTATATCGCCCCGTTGTTCGGGCCCGACACGTTGCCGACCATCCAGAACCAGCTGATCAACTTTGCCGACAGCTTCTTCTCCAAGAACGTTGTCAACGAGATCATCGAGCCGACCGTCCGGGACATCGTGGCGGGCGCGCGCGGTGAGGTGGTCTCGGTGGGCTTCGTGATCAGCCTCTGGGCCGGCTCGTCGGCCATCTCAGCGTTCGTGGACTCGGTGGTGGAAGCCCACGATCAGACGCCGTTGCGCCATCCGGTGCGGCAGCGGTTCTTCGCGTTGGGCCTCTACGTCGTGATGCTGGTCTTCGTCATCGCCGCGGCGCCCTTCGTCGCGCTCGGTCCCCGCAAGATCTCGTCGTACCTGCCCGACAGCTGGGACAACATCCTGCAATACGGCTACTACCCCACCCTGGTTTTGGCCCTGGTGCTGGCAGTGACGATCCTCTACCGGGTAGCGCTGCCCAAGCCGCTGCCGACGCATCGTCTGGTCTGGGGTGCAGTCTTGGCGACGACGGTGTTCGTGGTCGCCACGATGGGACTGCGGTTCTACCTGACCTGGATCACCAGCACCGGCTACACGTACGGGGCGCTCGCGACGCCGATCGCGTTTCTGCTGTTCGCGTTCTTCCTCGGCTTCGCGATCATGATCGGCGCCGAACTCAATGCCGCCATCGAAGAGGAATTTCCCGCCCCCACGCCGCACGCTGAACAGGTGCGAACGTGGTTGAGGCGCAAGGCGAAGTCGATGGGTGACAAAGACACCGCCGCCGACGACGAGCCGCAGCCGGCGCCCGGCGAGACGACCGAAGTCGCCCCGGTCAGCCCTTCTTGAGGTTTTCGTAGACCCGCTTGCAGTCCGGGCAGACCGGCGAACCCGGCTTGGCCGCGCGGGTCACCGGGAACACCTCGCCGCACAGTGCGACGACGTGGGTG
This is a stretch of genomic DNA from Mycobacterium sp. ELW1. It encodes these proteins:
- a CDS encoding DUF952 domain-containing protein, with product MYPNPEFLLHLCGQRDWETAEASGELCPASRSDAGFIHLSTPEQVHLPANRLYAGRTDLVLLHIDPQQLQAPLRWEHGVPTDPESMRFPHLYGRLPTSAVMNVTPYLPGPDGRFPPFVSST
- a CDS encoding serine hydrolase domain-containing protein encodes the protein MPAMPAGAPTPDLPAVSTIMTEAVAANRLPGAVVVVGHAGTVVFRRAYGVRKLAGERGLDGSPAPAEPMTEDTVFDLASLTKPLATATAVMQLYEQGRLAFDDPVQKYLPDFNTGNDPKRAAVTVRMLLTHTSGETGDVELRDPWGLASPDRAEGFRRALTTPLESPPGEGFRYSDINFILLGALIERVTGEPEDDYVQQHVFAPLGMTDTRYLPLAKVCGHHTITGAAVRWSPTESSECAAGQWTTDLLPRIAPTAWDEDNPGEPDRNPDFGHLLRGTVHDTTARRMGGVAGHAGVFSTAADVSVFAQALLDRLAGRPSAFPLKQSTLELMTSPQQPGHTAAQLDAANAARGGNPGDLARYPAIPGANLRGFGWDIDTGQSSTRGAVFPVGSFGHTGFTGTSLWLDPRSDTYVVLLSNAVHTRGSSPITSLRSEVASAAARSLRLYGGG
- a CDS encoding RidA family protein; the protein is MSARRVNLGSGTEFEDLVGYSRAVRIGPHVAVSGTTGAGADIVEQTRNALQRIATALDDLGASLSDVVRTRIYVTDITSWRAIGAVHAEFFGAIRPAATMVEVAALIEPGLLVEIEADAYVEDTNGGNRPSGPGR
- a CDS encoding YihY/virulence factor BrkB family protein produces the protein MTDQSAKPSRHHVWRISKRTLSKSWDDSIFSESAQAGFWSVLSLPPLLLGVLGSLAYIAPLFGPDTLPTIQNQLINFADSFFSKNVVNEIIEPTVRDIVAGARGEVVSVGFVISLWAGSSAISAFVDSVVEAHDQTPLRHPVRQRFFALGLYVVMLVFVIAAAPFVALGPRKISSYLPDSWDNILQYGYYPTLVLALVLAVTILYRVALPKPLPTHRLVWGAVLATTVFVVATMGLRFYLTWITSTGYTYGALATPIAFLLFAFFLGFAIMIGAELNAAIEEEFPAPTPHAEQVRTWLRRKAKSMGDKDTAADDEPQPAPGETTEVAPVSPS